A portion of the Corynebacterium ammoniagenes DSM 20306 genome contains these proteins:
- a CDS encoding RNA polymerase sigma factor translates to MNSKHGRDDARVTELALQAGRGDRKALTEFIRATQDDVWRLLVHLGGPEIADDLTQETYLRVISALPRFAARSSARTWLLSLARRVWVDNIRHDMARPRKSATEYEEATADSASPENSTAWAEWIDARALIDALPEDRREALILTQVLGYTYEEAAKISGVRVGTIRSRVSRARKDLIEGA, encoded by the coding sequence GTGAATTCCAAACATGGGCGCGATGATGCGCGAGTTACCGAGCTGGCTCTCCAAGCCGGCCGCGGTGATCGCAAAGCGCTCACGGAATTCATCCGCGCCACCCAAGACGATGTCTGGAGGCTTTTAGTCCACCTCGGTGGCCCTGAAATCGCCGACGATCTGACCCAAGAAACCTATTTGCGGGTGATCAGCGCACTCCCGCGCTTCGCGGCACGCTCTTCTGCACGTACCTGGCTGCTATCTTTAGCCCGGCGCGTGTGGGTAGATAACATCCGGCATGACATGGCCCGGCCACGCAAGTCCGCTACCGAATATGAAGAGGCAACAGCAGATTCTGCCTCTCCGGAAAACTCCACCGCCTGGGCCGAATGGATTGATGCCCGCGCCTTGATTGATGCCTTACCCGAAGACCGCCGTGAAGCACTCATCCTCACTCAGGTGCTGGGATACACCTATGAAGAAGCCGCAAAAATCTCCGGCGTTCGTGTCGGCACCATTCGCTCCCGCGTCTCCCGCGCGCGCAAAGACCTCATTGAGGGTGCCTGA